GTTGGATTATCGTTTTAACAAACCAACGTTTATTCTTTGAAAGTGGACGACATTCTTCTATAAGTACAGTATCTCCAACTTGACATTCATTAACTGCATCATGAGCCATATATTTCACATGACGGCGAATATATTTCCCATACAGTTTATGACGGACCTTTCGCTCTACAAGAACGACGACCGTTTTATCCATGCTGTTACTTTTTACATAACCTAACTGTGTCTTTTTAGGCCTGTGCTCTTCAGTCATCTTATGATCCAATGCTGTATTTATTCTGACAGGCTGTTCACGCCTGTGCCTGCTCAGTCAAGACGGTCTGTACCCTTGCTATATCCTTGCGAATCTGGCGTAAACGGGCTGGATTTTCCAACGATCTGATCTTATGCTGAAAGTGAAGTTTAAAGAGATCTTCACGAAGTTCGAGCTCTTTTGTTCTCAGTTCCTCACCACTCATCTGACGCAATTCACTCGCCTTCATATGCTGTCTCTCCTTGTAATAACCTTCGTAGGAAACGGCAGCTTGTATGCAGCCAGCCTGAGAGCTTCTTTTGCAACGTCCTCAGGTACGCCTTTCAGCTCATAAAGAATTTTACCAGGATGAATAACACATACCCAGGAATCCGGAGAACCTTTACCTTTACCCATACGGGTTTCAGCCGGTTTCTTCGTAATGGATTTTGCCGGAAAAACGCGAATCCACATCTTGCCGCCACGTTTGACCTTTCTGTTAATCGCAATACGTGCTGACTCTATCTGCTGAGCAGTCATACGACCGCAACCTACAGCTTTCAAAGCATAATCACCAAATGCTATCTGAGACCCGCGCTGAGCCTCTCCCCGCATTCTCCCCTTATGCTGTTTTCTATGTTTTACCTTGCGTGGACTTAACATTTTTATAACACCTGTTAGATATTATCTCCGAACTCTGACTAATCCTGAGATATTTCACTATCCGCTAATACTTCACCTTTAAAAATCCACACTTTTACACCGATTATTCCATACGTTGTACTGGCTTCCGCAGTACCGTAATCAATATCCGCACGAAGTGTGTGTAAAGGTACACGTCCTTCCTTAAACCACTCTGTTCTGGACATTTCAGCTCCGCCAAGACGACCAGCGCATGAAATCTTAATTCCTTTAACTCCAAAGCGAAGGGCTGAACTGATAGCTTTTTTCATTGCCCTTCTAAAAGCGATACGGCGTTCCAGCTGGGTAGCAATACTTTCTGCAACAAGCTGAGCGTCAGCTTCAGGACGTCGTACTTCCTGAATATCTATCATGCACTCTCGACGGAACTTCTGCTCAAGATCACGCTTCAGATTTTCAATCTCAGCCCCTTTCTTGCCGATGACTATACCCGGACGTGCCGTATGCAGCTTAACCCGTACCTTCTCACCGGTGCGCTCAATAACAATGCGCGATATTCCGGCATGATACAATTTTTTCTTCAAATACTTGCGTATCTGCTGATCCTGATACAGGTTGGCGGCATAATCTTTATCAGCGTACCAGATCGAATCCCATGTTCTGGTAATATTGAGCCGCAGTCCTATGGGATTGACTTTCTGTCCCAAGGTATTCCTCCGTTCCCTATACAGTTAATCTCAAAGACTCAAGAGCGGCCCTAAATTAGGCCTCATCAACAACCACCGTAATGTGGCTGGTCCGTTTCAATATTCTGGTGGCCCTTCCCATAGCACGGGGTCGAAACCTTTTAAGCATCGGTCCCCCATTGATCTGAATCTCTTTTACATACAGAGTATCAACATCAATGGTTTCTGTTTGTTCGGCATTCGCAACTGCGGATTCCAAAACCTTGCGTATGATTTTTGCTGCCTTTTTGGGCATAAATCTCAGGGTAGTGAGCGCAGTATCTACATCTTTGCCCCGCACAACATCAGCAACAAGCCTCGCCTTTTGCGGAGATATTCGTATATATTTAGCGACGGCTCTCGTTTCCATCGTCTTACTCCTGATCGTAATCTAGTTTGGAGCTGATAAGTACAGGCTGCTATTTGCGCTTGCCTTTCCTATCTGCTGCATGACCGTAATAGGTTCTGGTAGGGGAAAATTCGCCGAGCTTATGACCGACCATATTCTCCGAAATATACACCGGAATAAATTTTTTGCCGTTATGTACAGCAAAGGTAAGCCCCACCATATCCGGTATGATGTCAGAGCGCCTAGACCATGTCTTAATGACCTTACGAGACCCGGACTCCTGTGCATTTTCCACCTTTTTCATCAGGTGGTCATCAATAAAAGGACCTTTCTTAATTGAACGTGACATTGTGAAATTCTCCTGATTTACTTGCGTTTGGTCACGATATCTCGATCAGAACCTTTACGCTTACGAGTCTTAAAACCCTTGGTCGGCATACCCCACGGGGTACATGGATGTCGTCCACCGGAACTTTTTCCTTCACCACCGCCCATAGGATGATCAATCGGGTTCATTGCCACACCGCGAACTGAAGGGCGCCGTCCTTTCCATCGGGAACGTCCAGCTTTACCAAGTTTTTGACTTCCGTGCTCTGAGTTTCCTACAGAACCGATGCAGGCTCGGCATTGCTTGTTAAATTTTCGTACTTCACCTGAAGGTAATTTTACGAGGACATACTCACCTTCTTTTGCCATGAGCTGAGCTGAAGCACCGGCAGAACGCACCATCTGAGCACCTTTGCCGATTTTCATCTCGACATTATGAATAATGGTACCTAATGGGATACTGCTCATCGGCATGCAGTTACCGGGCTTAATATCTGCATCACTGCCAGCCATTAAAAAGTCTCCAACCTGAATTCCGGCTGGAGCCAATATATACGACTTTTCACCGTCCGTATAGGTTAAAAGCGCAATATTTGCAGATCTATTCGGATCATATTCAATTGCTGTAACCTTAGCAGCTATATCGGTCTTATTTCTCTTCCAGTCAATGATACGATACCGTCGCTTATGACCACCGCCTCTATGCCTTGAGGTGATTCGGCCATAATTATTTCTACCGCCTGATTTTTTCAAAGGCGCAAGAAGGCTTTTTTCCGGACCTTTATCAGAGAGATCGGACTGGAGAATCGATACGTGATGCCTTTTGCCCGGTGATGTCGGTTTATGGGTCTTGATTGCCATTTTTCTTTCCGTTATCTAAAGCTTTACACTCTTACTCGTCCAAAATAAAAAGGAATCGCTATGGTCTACAGCTCGGCAAGAAAATCAATCTCGCCTTCAGACAAAGTGATATAAGCCTTTTTCCAGTCACTGGTTCGTCCGACAGATTTAAGCCCGACTCTTTTTTTCTTACCACGGACCATAGTGGTTCTCACTGCGGCAACTTTTACATCAAATAATTGCTCAACAGCCTGACCAATCTCTATTTTGTTTGCTCTCGGATCAACCCTAAAGATGATCGCACCGTGAGCTTCCTGCAGGCGATTGGCCTTCTCAGTCAGGCAAGGACTTTTTACAATATTATGGAGTACTTTCATACCATTAGCCTCGTTTCAAGCTGTTCCAGACTTGACTGGATTACCATCAATTTCGGATATTTCAGAATATCGTACACATTCAGTCCAGCAACAGGCAACATCTTGAAGCCAACTGCATTACGCGCAGAAAGCTGAAGATTTGCTGCATTCCCATCATCTGTCACAATGAGACAACGATCAAAAGCAAAGGTCTTCATCACATCGACAAATTCCTTTGTCTTAGGCGTATCCATTGCAAACTGATCAAGAATAACCACATTGCCTTCACGCATACGGGCAGAAAGAGCCATCCGCAAAGCCAGCCTGCGAACCTTTTTCGGCAATGAATAGCTATAATCTCTCGGCTTAGGTCCAAAGGTCGTA
This genomic interval from Candidatus Electrothrix rattekaaiensis contains the following:
- the rpsQ gene encoding 30S ribosomal protein S17, with the protein product MTEEHRPKKTQLGYVKSNSMDKTVVVLVERKVRHKLYGKYIRRHVKYMAHDAVNECQVGDTVLIEECRPLSKNKRWFVKTIIQRAV
- the rpmC gene encoding 50S ribosomal protein L29 encodes the protein MKASELRQMSGEELRTKELELREDLFKLHFQHKIRSLENPARLRQIRKDIARVQTVLTEQAQA
- the rplP gene encoding 50S ribosomal protein L16, encoding MLSPRKVKHRKQHKGRMRGEAQRGSQIAFGDYALKAVGCGRMTAQQIESARIAINRKVKRGGKMWIRVFPAKSITKKPAETRMGKGKGSPDSWVCVIHPGKILYELKGVPEDVAKEALRLAAYKLPFPTKVITRRDSI
- the rpsC gene encoding 30S ribosomal protein S3, giving the protein MGQKVNPIGLRLNITRTWDSIWYADKDYAANLYQDQQIRKYLKKKLYHAGISRIVIERTGEKVRVKLHTARPGIVIGKKGAEIENLKRDLEQKFRRECMIDIQEVRRPEADAQLVAESIATQLERRIAFRRAMKKAISSALRFGVKGIKISCAGRLGGAEMSRTEWFKEGRVPLHTLRADIDYGTAEASTTYGIIGVKVWIFKGEVLADSEISQD
- the rplV gene encoding 50S ribosomal protein L22, with product METRAVAKYIRISPQKARLVADVVRGKDVDTALTTLRFMPKKAAKIIRKVLESAVANAEQTETIDVDTLYVKEIQINGGPMLKRFRPRAMGRATRILKRTSHITVVVDEA
- the rpsS gene encoding 30S ribosomal protein S19, which codes for MSRSIKKGPFIDDHLMKKVENAQESGSRKVIKTWSRRSDIIPDMVGLTFAVHNGKKFIPVYISENMVGHKLGEFSPTRTYYGHAADRKGKRK
- the rplB gene encoding 50S ribosomal protein L2, with the translated sequence MAIKTHKPTSPGKRHHVSILQSDLSDKGPEKSLLAPLKKSGGRNNYGRITSRHRGGGHKRRYRIIDWKRNKTDIAAKVTAIEYDPNRSANIALLTYTDGEKSYILAPAGIQVGDFLMAGSDADIKPGNCMPMSSIPLGTIIHNVEMKIGKGAQMVRSAGASAQLMAKEGEYVLVKLPSGEVRKFNKQCRACIGSVGNSEHGSQKLGKAGRSRWKGRRPSVRGVAMNPIDHPMGGGEGKSSGGRHPCTPWGMPTKGFKTRKRKGSDRDIVTKRK
- the rplW gene encoding 50S ribosomal protein L23; translated protein: MKVLHNIVKSPCLTEKANRLQEAHGAIIFRVDPRANKIEIGQAVEQLFDVKVAAVRTTMVRGKKKRVGLKSVGRTSDWKKAYITLSEGEIDFLAEL
- the rplD gene encoding 50S ribosomal protein L4, which gives rise to MSVCDVVNTSAEKVAEIEVNDNLFGVEVDTGILHEVVCMQRANRRQGTASTKTRGEVRGGGAKPWRQKGTGRARAGSNNSPIWRGGGTTFGPKPRDYSYSLPKKVRRLALRMALSARMREGNVVILDQFAMDTPKTKEFVDVMKTFAFDRCLIVTDDGNAANLQLSARNAVGFKMLPVAGLNVYDILKYPKLMVIQSSLEQLETRLMV